From Daphnia pulicaria isolate SC F1-1A chromosome 11, SC_F0-13Bv2, whole genome shotgun sequence, the proteins below share one genomic window:
- the LOC124316079 gene encoding diphthine methyl ester synthase-like yields the protein MLYLVGLGLGDPKDITVRGLEIVKAADEVYLEAYTSILTVGKEALEKFYGREVILADREFVEQKAESFIESARNSNIAFLVVGDPFGATTHTDLVLRAKEVGVPFQVVHNTSILNAVGCCGLQLYSFGETVSIPFWTDTWKPDSFFEKIEGNLDRGLHTLCLLDIKVKEQTIENMMKNRPIFEPPRFMSNQQAAEQLIQVVNSKDNASKLTGDTLCVGVARVGWPDQKISVCTLNEMLNCELGQPLHSLVIVGKIHPLELDFLRMFNPDITLPDSS from the exons ATGCTGTATTTGGTTGGTTTAGGTTTAGGAGACCCTAAAGATATTACAGTCAGAGGTCTAGAAATAGTAAAAGCAGCAGATGAAGTATATCTGGAAGCCTATACATCTATATTAACAGTTGGAAAGGAGGCCTTG GAAAAATTTTATGGCCGAGAAGTTATTTTGGCTGACAGAGAGTTTGTGGAACAAAAGGCTGAATCGTTTATTGAATCAGCTAGAAACAGCAATATCGCTTTCTTAG TTGTCGGGGATCCATTTGGTGCTACAACTCACACAGACCTTGTGTTGAGAGCCAAAGAAGTTGGAGTTCCCTTCCAAGTGGTACACAACACTTCCATTCTCAATGCAGTGGGTTGTTGTGGACTTCAG TTGTACAGTTTTGGAGAAACTGTGTCAATACCATTTTGGACAGATACATGGAAACCAGATAGTTTCTTTGAGAAAATTGAAGGAAACTTGGATAGAGGGTTGCACACCTTGTGTTTACTTG ATATCAAGGTGAAAGAACAGACAATTGAGAATATGATGAAGAATAGACCAATCTTCGAACCCCCACGATTTATGAGCAATCAGCAAGCCGCCGAACAGCTGATTCAAGTCGTCAATTCCAAAGACAACGCGTCAA AATTGACTGGAGACACTTTATGTGTTGGTGTGGCACGAGTTGGCTGGCCAGACCAGAAGATTAGTGTTTGTACGCTGAATGAAATGTTGAATTGTGAATTGGGCCAACCACTTCACTCTTTGGTCATCGTGGGAAAAATCCATCCTCTCGAATTGGACTTTTTACGCATGTTCAATCCCGATATCACCCTGCCCGACAGTTCCTAA